One part of the Prochlorococcus marinus str. MIT 9313 genome encodes these proteins:
- a CDS encoding M3 family metallopeptidase, whose amino-acid sequence MPVAVNEIKSSALLQGEGIPNFTAITAQQVQDHMPELLCALNKQFSRLEQDIDKVLVSGKSINWEQVMSPLHRLQEQLRWSWGVVSHLNGVCNTSELRQAHAAQEPEVVRFGNLMGQSQTLHRALRRLKDQTSRPLLDSTQQRILNAELLSMDQRGVGLDDDAQQAFNTTSEQLAELSTCFSNHVLDATQGWSLLLNRSAQVEGLPQRALEVLSLAAKQAGDHREDGGEPTAEQGPWRLGLDMPRYIPFITHAKDRGLRETLYKAHVSRASAGELNNQPLIEELLSLRLEQAQRLGYRNWAELSLASKMAEGVEAVEQLLDELRAAALPAAQKELIELEACAKKHGAPEASQLKPWDVNFWAERLRQERFDLDQEALRPWFPLPQVLEGLFGLCERLFGIRIQSADGEAPIWHQDVRYFRVLNANGSDLAAFYLDPYSRPASKRGGAWMDECLTRSKSLEGQSILPVAYLICNQTPPQAETPSLMSFDEVETLFHEFGHGLQHMLTTVEYPQAAGINNVEWDAVELPSQFMENWCLDRTTLMGMARHWRTGEPLPEEEFAKLRSSRTFNAGLATLRQVHFALTDLRLHSCWTPDLGVTPDQLRRQIAQTTTVMLPIAEDQFLCSFGHIFAGGYSAGYYSYKWAEVLSADAFAAFEEAGLELEDQVRLTGARFRDTVLSLGGSHSPADVYEQFRGRPATTEALIRHSGLAASAADQ is encoded by the coding sequence ATGCCTGTTGCTGTGAACGAAATAAAGTCATCAGCCCTCCTCCAGGGTGAAGGAATCCCAAACTTCACTGCCATTACTGCTCAACAAGTTCAGGATCACATGCCTGAACTTCTCTGTGCTCTTAACAAACAATTCAGCCGGCTGGAACAAGACATAGACAAAGTTTTGGTGTCTGGCAAGAGCATTAATTGGGAACAAGTCATGTCTCCTCTGCATCGGCTGCAAGAGCAATTGCGTTGGAGCTGGGGAGTCGTATCCCATCTCAACGGCGTCTGCAATACCTCCGAATTACGGCAAGCTCACGCTGCACAAGAACCAGAGGTGGTGCGCTTTGGAAACCTTATGGGCCAAAGCCAAACACTTCATCGTGCCCTGCGCCGGCTTAAAGACCAGACCTCAAGGCCATTGCTGGATTCGACTCAACAGCGGATTTTGAACGCGGAATTACTCTCCATGGATCAACGAGGCGTGGGTCTCGATGACGACGCACAGCAGGCTTTTAATACAACCAGTGAACAACTGGCCGAGCTGTCGACCTGCTTCAGCAATCACGTCCTGGATGCAACCCAGGGATGGAGCCTGCTCCTCAATCGATCAGCACAAGTTGAAGGACTGCCGCAGAGGGCCTTGGAGGTTTTGTCCTTAGCAGCCAAGCAAGCCGGAGATCACCGAGAAGACGGTGGAGAACCTACAGCGGAGCAGGGTCCCTGGCGATTAGGTCTAGATATGCCCCGCTACATCCCCTTCATCACCCATGCAAAAGATCGAGGGCTACGTGAAACGCTCTACAAGGCTCATGTGAGTAGAGCGAGTGCAGGTGAGTTAAACAATCAACCATTGATTGAAGAGCTGCTAAGCCTTCGGCTTGAGCAAGCTCAAAGGCTTGGCTACAGGAACTGGGCTGAACTCAGCCTGGCCAGCAAAATGGCCGAGGGCGTTGAGGCCGTCGAGCAGTTGCTTGATGAGTTGCGTGCTGCCGCTTTACCCGCAGCCCAAAAGGAGTTAATTGAGCTCGAGGCCTGTGCCAAAAAACATGGAGCTCCAGAGGCCAGCCAGCTCAAACCATGGGATGTGAACTTCTGGGCTGAACGGCTGAGGCAAGAGCGCTTTGACCTTGATCAAGAAGCGCTGCGCCCTTGGTTTCCCCTGCCACAGGTTTTGGAAGGTTTGTTCGGACTTTGTGAACGTCTTTTTGGCATTCGCATTCAAAGTGCCGACGGCGAGGCTCCGATCTGGCATCAAGACGTGCGTTATTTCCGGGTGTTGAATGCCAATGGTTCTGACCTGGCAGCGTTCTACCTCGATCCCTATAGCCGACCAGCCAGCAAGCGAGGGGGGGCATGGATGGACGAATGCCTGACACGCAGCAAAAGCCTCGAGGGCCAATCGATTCTTCCTGTGGCCTATTTGATTTGTAACCAGACTCCACCGCAAGCAGAGACGCCAAGTCTGATGAGCTTCGATGAGGTGGAGACTTTGTTCCATGAGTTCGGCCATGGCCTTCAGCACATGCTCACGACCGTTGAGTATCCACAGGCTGCAGGAATCAACAACGTGGAATGGGACGCAGTGGAACTGCCTAGCCAGTTCATGGAGAACTGGTGCCTCGATCGCACCACGTTGATGGGGATGGCACGTCACTGGCGTACTGGCGAACCGCTTCCGGAGGAGGAGTTCGCAAAATTGCGCTCCAGCCGCACCTTTAATGCCGGTTTGGCAACTCTGCGCCAGGTGCATTTCGCTCTCACTGATCTGCGTTTGCATAGTTGCTGGACACCAGATCTCGGCGTGACCCCAGATCAGCTGCGCCGTCAGATTGCTCAGACCACCACGGTGATGCTTCCGATCGCCGAAGATCAATTCCTCTGTAGCTTTGGCCACATCTTCGCCGGTGGTTATTCCGCCGGGTACTACTCCTACAAGTGGGCAGAAGTTCTTAGTGCTGATGCCTTTGCTGCCTTTGAGGAAGCTGGTCTGGAACTTGAAGATCAAGTTCGACTCACTGGCGCTCGCTTTCGCGACACAGTTCTCAGTTTGGGAGGTAGCCATTCCCCAGCAGACGTCTATGAGCAATTCCGTGGACGACCAGCGACCACTGAGGCATTGATTCGCCATTCCGGCTTAGCCGCAAGCGCTGCGGATCAGTGA
- a CDS encoding esterase/lipase family protein: MFTHVASVDKPRRPLVLVHGLWDTPHLFRRLVKALEQHQLPLQIPHLPHRLGAVPLSKLAETLDQLIVEQWGAETVIDVLGFSMGGVISRIWLQQLGGSRRTHRFLSVGSPQRGTLTAQWIPACLFAGLADMKRGSPLLRKLNGDVSALEDIECSSYFCRWDVMVVPGWQAVLPVGEQQAVPVITHQQLMSHPLALKLVISKLLSN, encoded by the coding sequence ATGTTTACGCATGTCGCATCAGTGGATAAACCCCGTCGACCATTGGTGCTTGTACATGGTCTTTGGGATACCCCGCATCTTTTTAGGCGGTTGGTGAAGGCACTCGAACAACATCAGCTACCTCTACAGATACCCCATCTGCCTCATCGCCTGGGAGCTGTTCCGCTTTCCAAGCTGGCGGAGACGTTGGATCAGCTCATCGTTGAGCAGTGGGGGGCCGAGACGGTTATAGATGTACTTGGCTTTTCGATGGGAGGGGTGATCAGTCGAATTTGGCTGCAACAACTAGGTGGATCACGACGAACGCATCGTTTTCTGAGTGTAGGAAGTCCACAGCGAGGCACCCTCACAGCCCAGTGGATTCCCGCCTGTTTGTTTGCTGGTTTAGCGGATATGAAGCGCGGCAGCCCCTTACTGCGCAAGCTCAACGGCGACGTTTCAGCCTTAGAAGACATTGAATGCAGCAGTTATTTCTGTCGATGGGATGTCATGGTTGTTCCAGGCTGGCAAGCCGTATTACCAGTGGGTGAGCAACAGGCCGTTCCAGTAATCACGCATCAACAATTGATGTCTCATCCGCTGGCATTGAAGTTGGTAATTTCAAAGCTTCTCAGTAATTAA
- a CDS encoding NAD(P)H-quinone oxidoreductase subunit 4, with product MDANLPLTAASQASFPWLSLIVLLPAMGALLMPLLPKNETSNSQAPRNFALVFLLVDFVLMLVVFSRMFDGQDGGLQLVERVSWIPFIGLEWSLGADGLSAPLVVLSGLITLLAVAASWKVQSKTRLYFALLLVQASAQGLVFLSQDFLLFFLAWELELVPVYLLIAIWGGSRRLYAATKFILYTALASLLILISGLALALSGGEFTLNLTELANRSPEGSLGLLCYLGFLVGFGVKLPMFPLHTWLPDAHGEANAPVSMLLAGVLLKMGGYALLRFNVQMLPDAHLQLAPALIVIGIVNIIYGAFNAFAQDNVKRRIACSSVSHMGFVLLGIGAIDALGISGAMLQMISHGLIAAAMFFVTGTFYERTQTLSIPNMGGLAKVLPITFAFFLASSLASLALPGMSGFVSEITVFLGIISQEGFTSIFRVITIVLAAIGLVLTPVYLLSMCRRVFFGPRIPALAMIEDINPRELTIGLSLIVPTLVIGFWPRVAIDLYEASTNALADRLISHSLAAQGSLLPLG from the coding sequence ATGGACGCCAATTTGCCGCTGACGGCTGCGTCCCAGGCCTCATTTCCCTGGCTTTCCCTGATCGTGTTGCTGCCGGCAATGGGTGCCCTGCTGATGCCTCTGTTGCCAAAGAATGAAACAAGTAACTCTCAGGCACCACGCAATTTTGCACTGGTCTTTCTGCTGGTGGATTTCGTGCTCATGCTGGTTGTATTTAGCCGCATGTTTGATGGTCAGGATGGAGGGCTTCAGCTGGTTGAACGGGTTAGCTGGATTCCCTTCATCGGCCTGGAGTGGTCGCTAGGAGCAGACGGCCTTTCGGCTCCTCTGGTTGTGCTTAGCGGGCTGATCACTCTTCTTGCCGTGGCAGCTAGCTGGAAGGTGCAAAGCAAGACAAGGCTTTATTTCGCCCTGTTGTTGGTTCAGGCTTCTGCCCAGGGGCTGGTTTTCCTCTCTCAAGATTTCCTGCTGTTCTTTCTTGCTTGGGAACTAGAGCTGGTTCCGGTCTACCTGTTAATTGCCATCTGGGGCGGAAGCAGACGTCTATATGCCGCCACCAAATTCATTCTCTACACCGCTCTAGCGTCTTTACTGATTCTGATCAGCGGACTTGCTCTGGCACTTTCGGGTGGTGAGTTCACGCTCAACCTCACTGAGCTGGCGAATCGATCTCCAGAAGGCAGCCTTGGACTGCTCTGTTATCTGGGCTTTCTGGTGGGCTTTGGCGTAAAGCTACCGATGTTTCCTCTCCACACCTGGCTGCCAGATGCCCATGGAGAAGCCAACGCACCAGTGTCGATGCTGCTGGCAGGGGTACTCCTAAAGATGGGTGGCTATGCCCTTTTGCGCTTCAACGTGCAAATGCTGCCTGATGCTCATCTTCAGCTAGCGCCGGCCCTGATCGTGATTGGGATCGTCAACATCATCTACGGAGCATTCAACGCCTTTGCTCAAGACAACGTGAAACGACGAATTGCCTGCAGTTCTGTGAGCCACATGGGCTTCGTTCTGTTGGGTATCGGCGCGATCGATGCTCTCGGGATCAGTGGGGCCATGCTGCAGATGATCAGCCATGGCCTGATTGCAGCAGCCATGTTTTTCGTCACAGGAACGTTCTACGAACGCACGCAGACCCTCTCCATCCCCAATATGGGTGGCCTGGCCAAGGTCTTGCCAATCACCTTCGCTTTTTTCTTGGCCAGCTCTCTGGCTTCCCTCGCCCTGCCAGGAATGAGCGGCTTTGTCAGTGAAATCACCGTCTTCCTCGGCATCATTAGTCAGGAAGGATTCACTTCAATATTCAGGGTTATCACGATCGTGCTGGCGGCGATTGGACTGGTGCTTACCCCCGTCTATTTGCTGTCGATGTGTCGACGGGTCTTTTTTGGCCCCAGGATTCCCGCCCTTGCAATGATCGAAGACATCAACCCCAGAGAGCTGACCATTGGGCTCAGTTTGATTGTGCCCACGTTGGTGATCGGATTTTGGCCTCGAGTCGCCATCGATCTCTATGAGGCTTCAACCAATGCTCTCGCTGATCGACTGATTAGCCATAGCTTGGCAGCCCAAGGTTCCCTGCTACCCCTTGGCTGA
- a CDS encoding permease, producing MHSDLKQKHWRPQWFVRGDVDGFLGLGLDNLIQVLLIIALCRNVLGYPNELVFGTILPATGISLLIGNLAYAHQAHQLASIEKRSDRTALPYGINTVSLFAYVFLVMLPVKLTALGQGMDEASAVRLSWQAGMVACLGSGLIETVGAFTAGVLRRWLPRAALLATLAGIALGYIALGFLLRTYAQPVVGLTVLAIVLVTYYGRLRLPIPGGLLAVVIGVGLAWSTGLIDSDASRWSQEASQIGLRLPHLEIANLWNARGQLLPWLGVIVPMGLFNVLGSLQNIESAEAAGDRYCVRSSLLIDGIGTMAAAGLGSCFPTTIYIGHPAWKEMGARIGYSWLNGLVMGSACLLGVFGLVAELVPIEAGMAIVLYIGIVIAAQAFQATPSTHAPAVALGLLPGLAGWGASLIKAGLRAGGAGSNSEPFNSALLGRLQEADVWASGAFALEQGQIITAMLLAAMLVYVIEQRLLAASFTSFLASAASWIGIIHAWRFTQADTVLELGWGVGSSWATGYLLMAVVFMLAGLHQRRLISS from the coding sequence ATGCATTCAGATCTCAAGCAGAAGCACTGGAGGCCGCAATGGTTTGTCCGTGGAGATGTCGACGGATTCCTAGGACTTGGCCTCGATAACTTGATTCAAGTCCTCTTGATAATTGCCTTATGCCGCAACGTGCTCGGCTATCCGAATGAATTAGTTTTCGGCACAATCCTTCCTGCCACAGGAATAAGCCTGCTGATAGGCAACCTTGCCTACGCGCATCAGGCTCATCAACTTGCCAGCATCGAAAAACGTAGTGATCGGACAGCTCTGCCCTACGGAATCAACACCGTGAGCCTGTTTGCGTATGTGTTTTTGGTAATGCTCCCTGTGAAACTCACCGCATTGGGCCAGGGAATGGATGAGGCAAGTGCTGTTCGCCTTTCCTGGCAAGCAGGGATGGTGGCTTGCCTGGGCTCAGGGCTGATCGAAACAGTAGGGGCTTTTACAGCAGGGGTACTGCGTCGCTGGCTGCCTAGGGCTGCATTACTTGCCACTCTCGCCGGCATTGCTCTTGGCTACATCGCCCTTGGCTTTCTGCTGCGTACCTATGCCCAACCTGTAGTGGGGCTGACAGTACTAGCAATTGTTCTGGTCACCTATTACGGACGCTTGCGATTGCCCATTCCTGGTGGCTTGCTTGCTGTTGTTATTGGCGTGGGGCTTGCTTGGAGTACTGGATTAATCGATAGCGACGCTAGCCGTTGGAGTCAGGAAGCAAGTCAGATTGGCTTGCGCCTTCCTCACCTAGAAATCGCCAATCTTTGGAATGCTCGTGGCCAGCTGCTGCCCTGGCTAGGGGTGATTGTGCCAATGGGCCTATTCAACGTGCTGGGATCTCTTCAAAACATCGAAAGCGCAGAGGCGGCAGGTGATCGTTATTGCGTTCGAAGCTCTTTACTGATCGATGGCATTGGCACAATGGCTGCCGCAGGTCTGGGGTCTTGTTTTCCTACAACCATTTATATCGGCCATCCAGCCTGGAAGGAAATGGGGGCTCGCATTGGCTATTCCTGGCTAAATGGCTTGGTAATGGGTAGCGCTTGTCTTCTAGGTGTTTTTGGTTTGGTCGCAGAGTTGGTACCTATTGAGGCAGGCATGGCGATCGTGCTCTATATCGGCATCGTGATTGCTGCTCAAGCCTTTCAAGCCACTCCCAGCACCCATGCACCGGCAGTAGCTCTTGGCCTGCTTCCTGGATTAGCAGGATGGGGTGCATCACTGATCAAGGCTGGTTTGCGCGCAGGAGGAGCCGGAAGCAATTCAGAACCTTTTAATTCAGCTTTATTAGGAAGGCTTCAAGAAGCTGATGTATGGGCAAGTGGTGCTTTTGCCCTTGAGCAAGGACAAATTATTACCGCCATGCTGCTAGCGGCAATGTTGGTTTATGTGATCGAACAACGCCTTTTAGCAGCAAGCTTTACTTCTTTCCTCGCATCTGCAGCCTCATGGATTGGGATCATCCACGCTTGGCGATTCACCCAGGCCGATACTGTTCTGGAGCTTGGCTGGGGAGTTGGTAGCTCCTGGGCAACGGGCTATCTACTAATGGCAGTTGTGTTCATGCTCGCCGGTTTGCATCAGCGCAGATTGATTTCTAGTTGA